The Peribacillus sp. FSL E2-0218 genome contains a region encoding:
- a CDS encoding amino acid permease, producing MSNKELKRGLEARHIQMIALGGTIGVGLFMGSASTIKWTGPSVMLAYAIAGIFIFFIMRSMGEMLYMEPTTGSFATFASSYIHPLAGYMTAWSNWFQWVIVGMSEIIAVGLYMQYWFPEFPAWIPGVVAMIILGAANLISVKSFGEFEFWFALIKIITIVLMIIAGIGLIFFGIGNGGDAIGLSNLWSNGGFFTGGWKGFFFALSLVVASYQGVELIGITAGEAKDPTKTVTKAIQSIIWRILIFYIGAIFVIVTVFPWNQLDEIGSPFVSTFAKIGITAAAGIINFVVITAAMSGCNSGIFSAGRMLYTLAQNGQAPKIFAKVSKSGVPAYCTIAVLLGLGIGVILNYLAPPQVFLYVYSASVLPGMIPWFVLLISELKFRKVNAAEMEKHPFKMPLAPFSNYATIAFLLMVLVGMWINPSTRISLLVGIIFLALVAASYYLLKMDKRTPLQDDDI from the coding sequence ATGTCAAACAAGGAATTGAAGAGAGGGCTGGAGGCACGTCACATTCAAATGATAGCCTTGGGCGGAACCATCGGGGTCGGGTTATTCATGGGATCGGCGAGCACGATCAAATGGACTGGACCCTCCGTAATGCTTGCTTATGCCATCGCAGGTATTTTTATTTTTTTCATCATGCGTTCCATGGGGGAAATGCTTTATATGGAGCCGACTACAGGTTCTTTCGCAACCTTTGCGAGCAGCTATATTCATCCATTGGCAGGTTATATGACTGCTTGGAGCAACTGGTTTCAATGGGTAATCGTCGGGATGTCCGAGATCATTGCCGTTGGCTTGTATATGCAGTACTGGTTCCCTGAGTTCCCTGCTTGGATTCCAGGTGTTGTTGCCATGATCATTTTGGGGGCTGCCAACCTCATATCCGTAAAATCTTTCGGTGAATTCGAATTTTGGTTCGCACTCATAAAAATCATTACGATTGTACTGATGATCATTGCTGGTATCGGCCTCATTTTCTTCGGAATCGGAAATGGAGGGGATGCCATTGGGTTATCAAATCTATGGTCAAACGGCGGCTTCTTCACTGGAGGCTGGAAAGGGTTTTTCTTTGCGCTTTCCCTAGTCGTAGCTTCCTACCAAGGAGTTGAGCTCATCGGCATCACGGCCGGTGAAGCAAAAGATCCTACGAAGACGGTTACAAAAGCAATTCAGTCAATCATATGGCGCATTTTAATTTTTTATATCGGCGCCATTTTCGTCATCGTAACGGTCTTTCCTTGGAATCAACTGGATGAGATAGGCAGTCCATTCGTTTCAACCTTTGCAAAGATAGGTATCACGGCAGCGGCAGGAATCATTAACTTTGTCGTGATCACGGCAGCGATGTCTGGCTGCAACAGCGGGATTTTCAGTGCAGGGAGAATGCTTTACACGCTAGCCCAAAACGGACAAGCACCAAAAATCTTTGCAAAAGTATCGAAAAGTGGCGTACCGGCCTATTGTACGATTGCCGTCCTATTAGGTTTGGGCATCGGCGTTATCCTGAACTACCTTGCACCGCCTCAAGTATTCCTTTATGTGTACAGTGCAAGTGTTTTACCTGGGATGATCCCATGGTTTGTCCTGCTCATCAGTGAGCTGAAATTCAGAAAGGTAAATGCCGCTGAAATGGAGAAACATCCCTTCAAAATGCCATTGGCCCCTTTCAGCAACTATGCGACGATCGCCTTTTTACTGATGGTTCTTGTCGGTATGTGGATCAATCCGAGCACCCGGATTTCCCTGCTTGTCGGGATCATTTTCCTCGCCTTGGTCGCAGCAAGCTATTACTTGCTGAAAATGGATAAACGAACGCCTTTACAGGATGACGATATTTAG
- the fdhF gene encoding formate dehydrogenase subunit alpha — protein MAETVRVKINGQQHEVKQGTRILDYLLEMEIEHPHICYSEVLGPIQTCDTCMCEIDGKIMRACSTEIEAGMNILTSSELAKASQMEAMDRILENHLLYCTVCDNNNGNCRVHNTAELLEIEHQTRPYREKGYEADMSHPFYRYDPDQCILCGRCVEVCQDLQVNETLSIDWEREIPRVVWDDGKSINESSCVSCGQCATVCPCNALMEKSMLGEAGLMTAIPKDLLDPMVDLIKEVEPDYKTIFALSEVEAAMRDTRTKKTKTVCTFCGVGCSFEVWTKGREILKVEPTENSPVNSVSSCVKGKFGWDFVNSEQRLTTPLIRKGDAFVPATWDEALTLIAGKMGAFKQTYGGHALGFVSSSKTTNEDAYLMQKLARQVFESNNIDNCSRYCQSPATDGLLSTVGYGGDSGTIKDIASAGLVIIIGANPTEGHPVLATRVKRAKKLHGQKLIVSDLRKHEMAERSDLFLHPKQGTDYVWITAIAKYIIDQGWHDEAFIEKHVNQYSEYAGLLETYTLEYAEEITGLPKEQLIETAKMIHKADGTCILWGMGVTQNVSGSHTSAAIANLLLVTGNFGRHGAGAYPLRGHNNVQGSCDMGTLPQWLPGNQRLSDDMAREKFEQSYGVSISDKPGLTNIEMLEAVENGELKAMYLMGEDMAWVDSNSNHVHETLGKLEFFVVQDIFLTKTAQFADVVLPAAPSLEKDGTFTNTERRIQRLYRVLDPLGDSKPDWWIIQQVAKYMGANWNYDHPSEIMDEIASLSPLFEGVSYERLEGWKSLMWPVKKDGTDEPLLYTDHYNFPDGRARFSLVEYVPPIEFAQEFDLTLNNGRLLEHFHEGNMTNKSKGLQYKLPEVFVEVSPELSKERGIKDGSLVRLVSPYGAIKLRAVVTDRVQGKELYVPMHSVSHENAINLLTGSIGDVRTQTPAYKQTKVKMELINVKGSKPLPLYNPRYAKRNPQLGVQVERKWDREDYEPIADLNITADRK, from the coding sequence ATGGCAGAAACAGTCCGAGTGAAAATTAATGGACAGCAACATGAAGTGAAACAGGGGACTCGAATTCTAGATTATCTTTTGGAGATGGAAATAGAGCATCCACATATTTGTTATTCAGAAGTATTAGGGCCCATTCAAACGTGTGATACGTGTATGTGCGAAATTGACGGGAAAATCATGAGAGCCTGTTCCACGGAAATCGAGGCTGGGATGAATATATTAACTTCTTCAGAATTGGCCAAGGCTTCACAAATGGAAGCAATGGATCGCATTTTGGAGAACCATTTACTTTATTGTACGGTTTGTGATAACAACAACGGAAATTGCCGTGTTCATAACACAGCCGAATTATTGGAAATTGAACATCAAACCCGCCCATATCGGGAAAAAGGATATGAGGCGGATATGTCACATCCATTTTACCGATACGATCCGGATCAATGTATTCTTTGTGGTCGTTGCGTGGAAGTTTGCCAAGACCTGCAGGTCAATGAAACCCTATCCATTGACTGGGAACGTGAGATTCCACGTGTCGTGTGGGATGACGGCAAATCGATCAATGAATCTTCTTGTGTTTCTTGCGGACAGTGCGCCACCGTTTGTCCGTGTAACGCATTGATGGAAAAATCGATGTTGGGCGAAGCTGGGCTCATGACAGCCATTCCAAAAGATTTATTAGACCCTATGGTTGACTTAATTAAAGAGGTCGAACCGGATTATAAAACCATTTTTGCCCTATCGGAAGTGGAAGCGGCCATGCGTGATACACGTACAAAAAAAACAAAAACGGTTTGTACCTTTTGTGGCGTAGGATGTTCATTCGAGGTTTGGACAAAAGGACGGGAAATCTTAAAAGTGGAACCAACTGAAAATAGTCCTGTCAACAGCGTTTCAAGCTGTGTGAAAGGGAAATTCGGATGGGACTTCGTAAACAGTGAACAACGGCTTACAACGCCTTTGATCCGAAAAGGCGATGCATTTGTCCCTGCTACATGGGATGAAGCCTTAACATTGATTGCGGGAAAAATGGGTGCATTTAAACAAACCTACGGAGGGCATGCGCTTGGCTTTGTAAGCTCCTCTAAAACAACAAATGAAGACGCCTATCTTATGCAAAAGCTAGCCCGTCAAGTATTTGAATCAAACAACATTGACAACTGTTCAAGATACTGTCAGTCTCCTGCCACGGATGGATTGCTTTCGACAGTAGGATATGGAGGCGATTCCGGTACGATCAAAGATATCGCTAGTGCAGGCCTTGTCATCATCATTGGTGCCAACCCGACTGAAGGTCATCCGGTGTTGGCTACTCGGGTAAAACGTGCCAAGAAATTACACGGACAAAAATTAATCGTTTCGGACCTTCGAAAACACGAAATGGCCGAGCGCTCCGATTTGTTTCTGCATCCAAAACAAGGAACGGATTATGTATGGATAACGGCCATTGCTAAGTACATCATCGATCAAGGCTGGCATGATGAAGCATTCATTGAAAAACATGTAAATCAATATAGTGAGTATGCTGGGCTTTTAGAAACATACACACTTGAATATGCAGAAGAAATAACAGGCCTTCCAAAAGAACAGCTTATTGAAACAGCCAAAATGATTCATAAAGCGGATGGAACGTGTATTTTATGGGGAATGGGCGTCACACAAAACGTTTCGGGATCTCATACATCAGCAGCCATCGCTAACCTTTTATTGGTAACAGGGAACTTTGGCCGCCATGGTGCAGGGGCCTATCCTCTTCGTGGCCATAATAATGTGCAAGGTTCATGTGACATGGGTACCCTGCCACAGTGGCTTCCAGGAAATCAACGTCTATCGGATGACATGGCGCGAGAAAAGTTTGAACAATCATATGGAGTGAGTATTTCTGATAAGCCAGGGCTAACAAACATTGAAATGTTAGAAGCAGTGGAGAATGGTGAATTAAAAGCGATGTATCTAATGGGAGAGGATATGGCCTGGGTGGATTCAAATTCCAATCATGTACATGAAACGCTTGGCAAGTTGGAATTCTTTGTCGTCCAAGATATCTTCTTAACGAAAACGGCTCAATTTGCAGATGTCGTTTTACCGGCAGCTCCTTCGTTGGAGAAAGATGGTACATTCACGAATACGGAGAGACGCATTCAACGTCTGTACCGTGTGCTTGATCCATTAGGCGACTCCAAACCGGATTGGTGGATCATTCAGCAAGTGGCAAAATATATGGGTGCCAATTGGAACTATGATCATCCAAGCGAAATCATGGATGAGATTGCCAGCCTGTCGCCGCTATTTGAAGGGGTATCGTATGAACGGCTTGAAGGATGGAAAAGTTTAATGTGGCCCGTGAAAAAAGATGGTACGGATGAGCCTCTTCTTTATACGGACCATTATAACTTCCCGGATGGAAGAGCTCGTTTTTCTCTTGTCGAATATGTGCCGCCTATTGAATTTGCACAGGAATTTGATCTTACGTTGAATAACGGGAGACTTTTGGAACATTTCCATGAAGGAAATATGACTAACAAATCCAAGGGGCTTCAGTATAAATTGCCTGAAGTATTCGTAGAGGTTTCACCGGAACTTTCCAAAGAACGCGGTATTAAGGACGGTTCTTTAGTACGTCTTGTGTCACCATATGGTGCCATCAAACTTCGGGCAGTGGTGACGGATCGAGTGCAAGGAAAAGAGCTATATGTACCGATGCATTCAGTAAGCCATGAAAATGCGATTAATCTATTAACTGGAAGCATTGGCGATGTTCGAACACAAACACCAGCGTATAAACAGACAAAAGTGAAAATGGAATTAATTAATGTCAAGGGCAGCAAACCGCTTCCTTTATACAACCCTCGGTATGCTAAGCGAAATCCACAGCTCGGTGTGCAGGTTGAACGTAAATGGGATCGTGAAGATTATGAGCCGATTGCAGACCTGAATATAACAGCAGATAGAAAGTGA
- a CDS encoding P-loop NTPase — protein MLTHEEVMKALKHVEDPELHKSIVDLNMVKNVEINGANVELEVVLTISGCPLKARIKEDVENSLKGIGASEVSLTFGSMTPEERAALTKTLKQNASTETGMPNMLRPDSGVQFIAVTSGKGGVGKSTVTVNLATALVRMGKKVGILDADIYGFSIPAMMDVKQKPTMLDKTAIPVSSNGVKIMSMGFFTDNNNPVMWRGPMLNKWIQNFLANTHWGELDYLLLDLPPGTGDVAIDVAAMIPQAREIIVTTPHNVASYVASRAGAMAKHTKHEVLGIVENMSYYEEQDGSRNYLFGKGGGDMLARQIDSEVIARIPFAKREENNHSNVYDEESLTGEMFTSLAEDLIHREQVLRH, from the coding sequence ATGCTGACGCACGAAGAAGTTATGAAAGCACTGAAACACGTCGAAGATCCCGAATTGCATAAAAGTATCGTGGATTTAAATATGGTAAAAAATGTTGAAATAAACGGTGCAAATGTCGAACTTGAAGTGGTATTAACGATTTCCGGATGTCCTTTAAAGGCAAGAATCAAAGAGGATGTCGAAAATTCCCTTAAAGGGATAGGCGCCTCAGAAGTGTCATTGACCTTTGGTTCCATGACACCAGAAGAACGTGCTGCATTGACGAAAACCTTGAAACAAAATGCTTCAACAGAGACGGGGATGCCCAACATGCTGCGGCCGGATTCAGGAGTTCAATTCATTGCTGTGACGAGCGGGAAAGGGGGCGTGGGGAAATCGACGGTGACCGTGAACCTTGCCACGGCCTTGGTTCGTATGGGTAAAAAAGTAGGCATTTTAGATGCTGATATATATGGATTCAGTATTCCAGCCATGATGGATGTGAAACAAAAACCGACCATGCTTGATAAAACGGCCATTCCAGTTAGTAGTAATGGTGTTAAAATTATGTCGATGGGATTCTTTACAGATAATAACAATCCGGTCATGTGGAGAGGGCCGATGCTCAATAAATGGATTCAAAATTTCCTTGCGAATACACACTGGGGTGAATTGGATTATCTTCTTTTGGATTTACCTCCGGGCACGGGAGATGTAGCGATTGATGTAGCCGCGATGATTCCTCAGGCTAGGGAAATCATCGTCACGACTCCGCATAATGTCGCCTCTTATGTTGCTTCCAGAGCAGGCGCCATGGCAAAACATACAAAACATGAAGTACTGGGTATCGTGGAGAATATGTCTTATTATGAAGAGCAAGACGGTTCTAGAAATTACCTTTTCGGAAAGGGCGGCGGTGATATGCTGGCCCGCCAGATTGATTCTGAAGTCATTGCCAGAATACCTTTTGCGAAGCGAGAGGAAAATAATCATTCCAATGTATATGATGAAGAATCGCTTACGGGAGAAATGTTTACGTCCCTAGCTGAAGACCTCATTCATAGAGAACAAGTCTTAAGGCACTGA
- the fdhD gene encoding formate dehydrogenase accessory sulfurtransferase FdhD, with protein MKPTVGKREILKFANGHIERAEDVIVTEYPVTVKINEQEFVTMVCTPEYIEDMVIGYLASEGIIKKYEEIKDIWFQEKEGYVHVKIDKLNPYYQSFQNKRYITSCCGMSRQGFVFVNDALTAKKMDDIRVKISPDDCLRLMRNLQDSATIFQDTGGVHNASLCDVEDFMLSRMDIGRHNALDKIYGYCLKNDIPIGNKIIVFSGRISSEILLKVAKIGCEIILSKSAPTELALELAEGLGITTVGFIRNRSFNIYTCPERIL; from the coding sequence ATGAAACCAACGGTGGGGAAAAGGGAAATCCTGAAATTTGCGAACGGGCATATTGAACGTGCCGAGGATGTAATTGTCACAGAATATCCTGTTACGGTAAAAATCAATGAACAGGAATTCGTTACGATGGTCTGTACACCGGAATACATTGAAGATATGGTCATCGGCTACTTGGCATCTGAAGGGATCATCAAAAAATATGAAGAGATTAAAGACATTTGGTTTCAAGAAAAAGAAGGGTATGTACATGTGAAAATTGATAAGCTGAATCCTTATTATCAAAGCTTCCAGAACAAGCGTTACATTACATCTTGCTGCGGGATGAGCAGGCAAGGGTTCGTTTTTGTCAATGATGCTTTGACCGCCAAGAAAATGGATGATATCCGGGTGAAGATCTCCCCGGATGATTGCCTGCGTTTGATGAGGAACCTACAAGATTCAGCTACTATTTTTCAGGATACAGGAGGGGTCCATAACGCCTCCTTATGTGATGTGGAAGATTTCATGCTTAGCCGAATGGATATAGGAAGGCATAATGCGTTGGATAAAATATACGGCTACTGCTTGAAAAATGACATCCCGATCGGAAATAAGATTATTGTATTCAGCGGGAGGATTTCTTCGGAAATTTTATTGAAGGTCGCAAAAATTGGTTGTGAAATAATTCTGTCAAAATCCGCTCCAACCGAATTGGCGCTAGAGTTGGCAGAAGGCCTGGGAATTACGACAGTAGGCTTTATTCGAAATCGATCATTTAATATATATACATGTCCAGAACGAATTCTATAA
- a CDS encoding molybdenum cofactor biosynthesis protein MoaE — protein sequence MERTMFKIVRDPIFADEVTNLVSRREAGAITVFIGTVRELTKGRKTLSLEYQAYDSMAVKMLSQIGDEIKNKWPDALVAITHRIGKLEITDIAVVIAVSSPHRKTAYEANEYCIERIKQIVPIWKKEFWEDGTKWIGNQLETAEYPEGKPSKE from the coding sequence GTGGAACGAACGATGTTTAAAATAGTCCGTGACCCCATATTTGCAGACGAGGTAACGAACCTGGTTTCCAGAAGGGAAGCAGGAGCCATTACGGTTTTCATTGGAACCGTCAGGGAATTGACCAAAGGGAGGAAAACGTTGTCCCTTGAATATCAAGCGTATGATTCAATGGCTGTAAAAATGTTGAGTCAAATCGGGGATGAAATCAAAAATAAATGGCCGGATGCCTTGGTTGCCATCACTCATAGAATAGGCAAGTTGGAAATAACGGATATAGCCGTTGTTATCGCTGTTTCTTCCCCACACCGGAAAACAGCGTACGAAGCGAATGAATATTGCATAGAACGAATTAAACAAATCGTCCCCATTTGGAAAAAGGAATTTTGGGAAGACGGGACGAAGTGGATTGGAAATCAATTAGAGACCGCTGAATATCCGGAAGGAAAGCCGAGTAAGGAGTGA
- the moaD gene encoding molybdopterin converting factor subunit 1: MITVLFFAEIREVIGLDRIIIKKDRITVLQLKQYFESKYPLLSFEPFMTAINESFVTDEEMIKDQDTVAFIPPVSGG, translated from the coding sequence ATGATTACAGTTTTATTTTTTGCGGAAATAAGGGAAGTAATCGGATTAGATCGGATAATAATAAAAAAAGATCGGATAACCGTTTTGCAACTAAAACAATATTTTGAAAGCAAGTATCCGCTTTTATCTTTCGAGCCATTCATGACAGCCATTAACGAAAGCTTCGTAACAGATGAGGAAATGATAAAAGATCAAGATACAGTTGCCTTTATCCCCCCGGTAAGCGGTGGATGA
- the moaC gene encoding cyclic pyranopterin monophosphate synthase MoaC, translating to MSNFSHWNEEGRPKMVDVSQKEITSRTAIAQSTIALSNELFDAIENKLIKKGDPLQIAQIAGIMAAKKTADIIPMCHPIMLQGSNFTFHYQKSDKGYDLIIRATVICNEKTGVEMEALTAVSVAALTFYDMCKAVDKTMVIKETFLVQKTGGKSGDFFHE from the coding sequence ATGAGCAACTTTTCACATTGGAATGAAGAAGGAAGACCTAAGATGGTCGATGTTTCCCAAAAGGAAATTACATCACGTACAGCTATTGCTCAAAGTACGATTGCGTTATCAAATGAACTATTCGATGCGATTGAAAACAAATTAATAAAAAAAGGCGATCCGCTCCAAATAGCACAGATTGCCGGAATCATGGCTGCTAAAAAAACAGCCGATATCATACCGATGTGCCATCCAATCATGCTGCAAGGAAGTAACTTTACCTTCCATTATCAAAAAAGTGACAAAGGCTATGATCTGATCATCCGAGCTACGGTGATTTGCAATGAGAAAACAGGAGTCGAGATGGAAGCATTAACTGCCGTATCCGTTGCTGCCCTTACCTTTTATGATATGTGTAAAGCCGTCGATAAAACCATGGTCATTAAGGAAACATTTTTAGTCCAAAAAACGGGTGGGAAAAGCGGGGACTTCTTTCATGAATGA
- the glp gene encoding gephyrin-like molybdotransferase Glp codes for MVEKRTPIPIGECVRKVTQYAKNGVKELISLEKAYGRFLAEDLIADHNVPSFDRSPYDGFAIRYEDTRTATTHHPVSLKVVGEIGAGMVFDGQVRPFEAVRIMTGAQIPEGCSAVIMLELVKEFTESNQKFIEIKRSLNKGDNISFEGEDTTKGTILAKRGTYINPGISALLATFGYSRVPVAQKPVVGVIATGSELLEVSEQLKPGKIRNSNAYMMLSQIERAGGDVKYLGKLSDDFDSCFMAVKNALADVDMLITTGGVSVGDYDHLPAIYEKLGATVLFNKVAMRPGSVTTVAQLNGKLLFGLSGNPSACYVGFELFVRPMIRIHLFNDRPHLKKEAASLGEDFTKPNPFTRLIRGTLAYDKGRLLASPSGFNKSGAVSSLAGADVFIVLPGGTRGYQKGMAVDVLLLEDVQGSAWPWDDIVPSYRS; via the coding sequence ATGGTAGAAAAACGAACCCCGATTCCTATAGGAGAATGTGTACGTAAAGTAACGCAATACGCCAAGAATGGCGTGAAGGAATTGATTTCGCTTGAAAAGGCCTATGGCCGGTTTCTTGCAGAAGATCTGATAGCCGATCATAATGTGCCCTCATTCGATCGCTCGCCATATGATGGATTTGCCATTCGATACGAAGATACAAGAACTGCCACAACCCATCATCCCGTGTCATTGAAAGTGGTGGGCGAAATAGGTGCGGGTATGGTTTTTGATGGACAAGTCAGACCATTTGAAGCAGTCAGGATCATGACCGGTGCTCAAATTCCCGAGGGCTGCAGTGCGGTAATCATGCTTGAATTAGTGAAGGAATTCACGGAATCTAATCAGAAGTTCATTGAAATTAAACGTTCCCTCAACAAAGGAGATAACATCTCTTTTGAAGGAGAAGATACAACAAAAGGGACCATCTTGGCAAAAAGAGGTACCTACATCAATCCTGGCATTTCGGCACTATTGGCAACGTTCGGATATAGCAGGGTACCTGTTGCCCAAAAGCCTGTCGTAGGGGTCATAGCCACTGGAAGTGAACTGCTTGAAGTAAGTGAACAGCTTAAACCCGGAAAAATCAGGAATAGCAATGCCTATATGATGCTTTCGCAAATTGAAAGAGCCGGAGGGGACGTCAAGTATCTCGGGAAATTGAGCGATGATTTCGATAGTTGCTTCATGGCTGTCAAAAACGCCCTGGCCGATGTTGATATGCTTATTACTACCGGAGGTGTATCGGTGGGGGACTATGATCATCTACCGGCGATTTACGAAAAATTGGGAGCTACGGTCCTCTTTAATAAAGTGGCGATGCGGCCTGGAAGTGTAACGACGGTAGCGCAATTGAATGGGAAGCTATTATTCGGATTATCGGGCAATCCGTCTGCTTGTTACGTTGGATTCGAATTATTCGTTCGCCCTATGATCCGGATTCACTTATTCAATGATCGGCCACACCTCAAAAAAGAAGCGGCATCATTAGGAGAGGACTTTACGAAGCCCAACCCGTTTACCCGATTGATAAGGGGAACGCTTGCCTATGATAAAGGCAGGCTATTGGCTTCGCCTTCGGGTTTCAATAAATCTGGTGCCGTATCCTCTTTAGCTGGAGCGGATGTATTCATCGTCCTTCCAGGAGGCACGCGAGGGTATCAAAAGGGAATGGCTGTCGATGTTTTATTATTGGAAGACGTACAAGGCAGTGCATGGCCTTGGGATGACATTGTCCCATCATACAGGTCGTAG
- a CDS encoding MoeB/ThiF family adenylyltransferase translates to MIDRYSRQQLFKQIGPKGQEEIRNKHVLIVGAGALGSAGAEALVRAGIGKLTIIDRDYVEWSNLQRQQLYNETDAKGQIPKAVAAGQHLKKINSEVEIEALVLDARPGNLEDLLRGVDVMIDGTDNFDIRFILNDLSHKLNIPWIYGSCVGSYGATYTIIPARTPCLQCILKKVPSGGATCDTAGIISPAVQIVSAYQIAEALKILVGDYSSLRNTFLTFDVWSNQHYSIKSGKIQKEGCPTCGTARTFPYLSYENQTKTEVLCGRNTVQIRPAKSIEYSFDQMENRLKAHGKVSRNPYLLSCQLQNHRLVIFGDGRVFVHGTNDIQLAKNLYYRLLG, encoded by the coding sequence TTGATTGATCGTTATTCACGGCAACAGCTGTTCAAGCAGATAGGACCGAAGGGTCAGGAAGAAATCAGAAATAAGCATGTACTGATTGTTGGTGCTGGGGCATTGGGCAGTGCCGGTGCTGAAGCCTTAGTGCGAGCAGGTATCGGAAAGCTGACAATTATTGATCGAGATTATGTTGAATGGAGTAATTTGCAGCGCCAGCAGTTATACAATGAAACTGATGCAAAAGGACAAATTCCAAAAGCGGTAGCTGCCGGACAGCATCTGAAGAAAATCAATTCAGAAGTGGAAATCGAAGCGCTTGTATTGGATGCAAGACCGGGAAATTTGGAAGACTTGTTACGCGGCGTTGATGTCATGATAGATGGGACTGACAATTTTGACATTCGGTTCATTTTAAATGATCTTTCACATAAGTTAAACATTCCATGGATTTATGGTTCATGTGTAGGAAGCTACGGAGCCACGTACACGATCATTCCTGCCAGGACACCATGTTTGCAATGCATCCTGAAGAAGGTGCCGAGTGGCGGTGCTACATGTGATACAGCAGGGATCATTAGCCCGGCTGTGCAAATTGTTTCGGCTTATCAAATAGCCGAAGCGTTAAAAATTCTTGTCGGTGATTATTCATCGCTTAGAAACACGTTTTTGACATTTGATGTCTGGAGCAACCAGCATTACTCCATTAAATCAGGGAAAATCCAAAAAGAAGGCTGCCCAACCTGCGGAACGGCTAGAACGTTTCCGTATTTATCGTATGAAAACCAGACGAAAACAGAAGTATTATGCGGGCGGAATACCGTTCAAATCAGACCTGCCAAAAGTATTGAATATAGCTTCGATCAAATGGAAAACCGATTAAAAGCTCATGGAAAGGTTTCTAGAAATCCTTATTTATTGTCTTGCCAGCTTCAAAATCATCGCCTGGTTATATTTGGTGATGGACGTGTTTTTGTTCATGGAACGAATGATATCCAGCTCGCCAAAAATCTCTATTATCGTCTGTTGGGCTAA
- the moaA gene encoding GTP 3',8-cyclase MoaA produces MEEVILDKLQRPLKDLRLSVTDRCNFRCRYCMPEEIFGPDYPFLASDKILSFDEMERLTRIFVSLGVTKIRITGGEPLLRKDLPELIQRLNSLAGVEDIGITTNGSLLKKFAPLLFAAGLRRVTVSLDSLDDERFTQLNGNRSKVGRVLEGIQAASDAGLNVKVNMVVQKGKNDQDIVPMARYFKENKHTLRFIEYMDVGNSNGWRMAEVMTKKDILDRIGKVMPLERIKPNYVGEVATRYRYLDGDQEIGIISSVTDSFCSTCSRARVSAEGKLYTCLFASNGYDLRHLLRSEDSDEVITDKITDIWHHRGDRYSDERASGESTKRSSKVEMSHIGG; encoded by the coding sequence GTGGAAGAAGTTATCTTGGATAAATTACAACGTCCGTTGAAAGACTTGCGTCTATCTGTCACGGATCGTTGTAATTTTCGCTGTCGCTATTGCATGCCAGAAGAAATCTTTGGGCCTGATTATCCTTTTTTAGCTTCGGATAAAATTCTGTCTTTTGATGAAATGGAGCGATTGACCCGTATATTTGTTTCTTTAGGTGTAACGAAAATACGTATTACAGGAGGAGAACCACTATTACGCAAGGATCTTCCAGAATTGATTCAACGTCTGAATTCGCTTGCTGGAGTAGAGGATATTGGCATTACGACGAACGGATCTCTTCTTAAAAAATTTGCCCCCCTCTTATTTGCTGCTGGGTTAAGAAGGGTGACAGTCAGCCTTGATTCCTTGGATGATGAACGTTTCACCCAGTTAAATGGAAACAGGAGCAAGGTCGGGAGAGTGTTGGAAGGCATTCAGGCAGCTTCTGACGCAGGGTTGAACGTGAAAGTGAATATGGTCGTCCAAAAAGGGAAAAACGATCAAGATATCGTACCAATGGCAAGATATTTTAAAGAAAATAAACATACACTTCGCTTCATCGAGTATATGGATGTAGGAAATTCTAATGGTTGGAGAATGGCGGAGGTAATGACCAAAAAGGACATTTTGGATCGAATTGGAAAAGTTATGCCGCTTGAACGAATCAAGCCGAATTATGTAGGGGAAGTGGCAACAAGGTATCGCTATTTGGACGGTGATCAAGAAATCGGAATCATCTCTTCTGTCACCGATTCATTTTGTTCCACCTGTTCAAGGGCTCGGGTTTCCGCTGAAGGAAAATTATATACATGTTTGTTTGCATCAAATGGTTATGATCTTCGTCATTTGCTCCGCTCTGAAGATTCGGATGAGGTGATTACCGATAAAATCACGGATATTTGGCATCATCGCGGTGATCGTTATTCTGACGAACGAGCAAGTGGAGAAAGTACAAAAAGAAGTTCAAAGGTAGAGATGTCTCATATTGGCGGATAA